A section of the Clostridium felsineum DSM 794 genome encodes:
- a CDS encoding CatB-related O-acetyltransferase, which yields MKIIIDRIIYHVKLVFFKIKWRKKNKNNFTSVKNIFDLNKVKVGKMSYGILQVHQWDDAKEKLIIGEYVSIALGTEFILGGNHRMDTISTYPFKTKILGESDEAYTKGTIIIEDGVWIGMNSIILSGVTIGKGAVVGAGSVVSKNIPPYAVAVGNPAKIIKYRIPKKLIQQALEFDYSKIDNNFIKKNLNLLYSELNEDVLKRLNSN from the coding sequence GTGAAAATTATAATTGATAGGATAATATATCATGTTAAGCTTGTGTTTTTCAAAATTAAATGGAGAAAAAAAAATAAGAATAATTTTACTTCTGTAAAAAACATTTTTGATTTAAATAAAGTTAAAGTAGGAAAAATGTCTTATGGCATTCTTCAAGTACATCAATGGGACGATGCTAAAGAAAAATTAATAATAGGGGAGTATGTATCTATTGCATTAGGAACAGAATTTATTCTGGGTGGAAATCATAGGATGGATACAATATCTACATATCCATTTAAAACAAAAATTTTGGGAGAGAGTGATGAAGCTTATACGAAGGGTACTATCATAATTGAGGACGGTGTGTGGATAGGAATGAATTCAATAATTTTATCAGGTGTGACAATTGGCAAAGGTGCTGTAGTTGGTGCTGGTAGTGTGGTTTCTAAAAACATCCCCCCATATGCAGTTGCAGTAGGTAATCCTGCTAAAATCATTAAATATCGAATACCAAAAAAATTGATTCAACAGGCGTTAGAATTTGATTATTCAAAAATAGACAATAACTTTATTAAGAAAAACTTGAATTTGTTATATTCTGAGTTAAATGAAGATGTTTTGAAAAGATTAAATTCTAATTAA
- a CDS encoding LCP family protein, with protein sequence MKPKKKFSFLKKFFLTVFILIVVVGVTAGGYFYSKTSKMKKKVISKKPSDLGISQKTQTDLQKYDDTINIALFGVDRREKTDISRSDSILILTMDPTHKKLKISSIMRDTYVNVDGHGKTKITHAYAYGGPQLAIKTINENFNLNVKDYVTVDFYAFEKIIDKLNGVEIDVQPDEVNYLNSYIDEVSKYEKVKPNHVTASGKQLLDGRQAVAYSRIRYTAGGDFQRTERQRTVLMAVFNKMKAQGKGNMISMMDEMLPYTETSLGSLDIAKYGTKFISLNIDSIDQERFPVDGYCSGITVDGVWYLNTDLAVTSDQMRKYIFDDVKPTPKTSLVNIPAK encoded by the coding sequence ATGAAACCTAAAAAGAAATTTAGCTTTTTGAAAAAGTTTTTTCTCACAGTTTTTATTTTAATAGTAGTAGTAGGTGTAACAGCTGGTGGGTACTTTTATTCAAAAACAAGTAAAATGAAGAAAAAAGTAATATCAAAAAAACCATCTGACCTTGGAATATCACAGAAGACTCAAACAGATTTGCAGAAATATGACGACACTATAAACATAGCATTATTTGGAGTTGATAGACGTGAAAAGACAGATATATCTCGTTCAGATTCTATTCTAATTTTAACAATGGATCCGACACATAAAAAGTTGAAAATATCCTCAATAATGAGAGATACATATGTAAATGTTGATGGACATGGTAAGACTAAAATAACTCATGCCTATGCTTACGGTGGTCCGCAGTTGGCAATAAAAACTATAAATGAGAACTTCAATTTAAATGTTAAAGATTATGTAACTGTTGATTTTTATGCCTTTGAAAAAATTATAGACAAGCTTAATGGTGTGGAAATAGATGTTCAGCCAGATGAAGTTAATTATTTGAACAGTTATATAGATGAAGTTTCGAAATATGAGAAGGTTAAGCCTAATCATGTTACAGCATCTGGGAAACAGCTTTTAGATGGAAGACAAGCAGTAGCTTATTCTAGAATTAGATACACAGCTGGTGGTGATTTTCAGAGAACGGAAAGACAAAGAACTGTACTCATGGCAGTTTTCAATAAAATGAAGGCTCAAGGAAAAGGTAACATGATAAGCATGATGGATGAAATGCTTCCATACACTGAAACAAGCTTAGGTAGTCTTGATATTGCAAAGTATGGTACAAAATTTATTTCGTTAAATATAGATTCTATAGATCAAGAAAGATTTCCAGTTGATGGTTATTGCAGTGGAATTACTGTAGATGGTGTTTGGTATCTTAATACGGATTTAGCTGTGACTTCTGATCAAATGAGAAAATATATTTTTGATGATGTAAAGCCAACACCTAAAACATCACTAGTAAATATACCTGCTAAATAA
- a CDS encoding tyrosine-protein phosphatase — MVDIHSHIIPEIDDGSNSLDTTLKMMDIAKKAGLTKMIATSHYFRGRFENSIADISKKSEHLNNIFKEKSVDIEVIPGQEVFIDNHTMEAYKNGIIGCIKDTNYMLVEFDMMSLPENAADILYELQIKGVKPIIAHPERYTYIQKDLYKINDLIDDNIYFQVNAGSVEGVFGKTVQKTALKLIEEGVVSFIASDAHSAGKRCPGYDRALKEISKIDSILPGKFVKNADLLIENEDIKMIPRKLKRKKGFFSFFK; from the coding sequence GTGGTAGACATACATTCGCATATAATACCAGAAATTGATGATGGTTCAAATTCACTTGATACTACCTTAAAAATGATGGATATAGCTAAGAAGGCAGGACTTACTAAAATGATTGCCACCTCTCATTATTTTAGAGGTAGATTTGAAAATAGTATAGCTGATATTTCTAAAAAATCAGAACATCTAAATAACATATTTAAAGAAAAATCAGTAGATATTGAGGTTATACCAGGGCAAGAGGTTTTTATAGATAATCATACAATGGAAGCTTATAAAAATGGAATAATTGGGTGTATAAAAGACACAAACTATATGCTTGTGGAATTTGATATGATGTCACTTCCTGAAAATGCAGCGGACATTTTATATGAACTTCAAATAAAAGGAGTTAAGCCTATAATAGCTCATCCTGAAAGATATACCTATATTCAAAAGGATTTGTATAAAATAAATGATCTCATAGATGACAATATTTATTTTCAAGTAAATGCAGGAAGTGTAGAAGGTGTTTTTGGGAAAACTGTACAAAAAACAGCACTAAAGCTTATAGAAGAAGGTGTAGTTAGCTTCATTGCCTCAGATGCGCACTCCGCAGGAAAAAGATGTCCAGGCTATGACAGGGCACTTAAGGAAATATCTAAAATCGACAGTATATTGCCTGGGAAATTTGTAAAAAACGCAGATTTACTTATAGAGAATGAGGACATAAAGATGATTCCTCGAAAACTAAAAAGAAAAAAAGGGTTCTTCTCTTTTTTTAAGTAG
- a CDS encoding YveK family protein: MGQENDIDFTGFFDVLNKEKGMIAIVTIFFVLFSAVLSFFILKPTYQGHVTVIIGRNDTKSTTNEQYNDVMMSQNLTKTYAQIAESRSVASKTVDKLANGTKIDAISSAVTVTPQTGTQIIDITANAKSPEAAADLANDFSDSFVEVSKAVYTAGDARIIDRATAPKAPIKPKKLMNIAVAFILGLFVSIGIAFLKEYMDKTIKTQEDIKRHLDLPVIGVIPNYEED, encoded by the coding sequence ATGGGACAAGAAAATGATATAGACTTTACTGGTTTTTTTGACGTTTTAAATAAAGAAAAGGGCATGATAGCTATAGTAACAATATTTTTTGTGCTATTTTCAGCTGTTTTAAGCTTTTTTATACTTAAACCAACTTATCAGGGACACGTTACAGTTATAATAGGTAGAAATGATACAAAATCAACAACTAATGAACAATACAATGATGTAATGATGTCTCAAAATCTTACAAAAACCTATGCTCAAATTGCTGAGTCAAGATCAGTTGCAAGTAAAACTGTAGACAAACTTGCTAATGGAACTAAAATTGACGCTATATCAAGTGCAGTAACAGTTACACCTCAAACAGGAACACAAATAATAGATATAACCGCAAATGCAAAGTCACCAGAAGCAGCAGCAGATTTAGCAAATGATTTTTCAGATAGCTTTGTTGAGGTTTCAAAAGCAGTTTATACAGCAGGGGATGCTAGAATAATCGATAGAGCAACAGCACCAAAAGCACCGATAAAGCCTAAAAAGCTTATGAATATTGCTGTAGCTTTTATTTTAGGACTTTTTGTGTCAATTGGTATAGCTTTTCTTAAAGAATACATGGATAAAACCATAAAAACACAAGAAGATATAAAGAGGCATTTAGATTTGCCAGTAATTGGGGTAATACCTAACTATGAAGAAGATTAA
- a CDS encoding CpsD/CapB family tyrosine-protein kinase produces MLVVKDKPKSPISEAYRTLRSNIQFSSFDKEMQLILITSSGPGEGKSTTSCNLALAMAEAGNSVLLLDCDLRKPSTHKKFKISNNVGLSNVLAGRAKFEDSSHWYSKNLCILTAGKIPPNPAEMLSSNRMKAFLKEARGVFKYIILDAPPVIAVTDPQILSTMVDGVILVVSSGVAEIEAAKRAKELLENVNANIIGSVLNRVDTQSRHGYYGGYYYYYGDEGQKVKKHKEEEE; encoded by the coding sequence ATGTTAGTAGTTAAGGACAAACCTAAATCTCCTATATCAGAGGCTTATAGAACACTTAGGAGTAATATACAATTTTCAAGTTTTGATAAGGAAATGCAGTTAATATTGATAACTAGTTCAGGACCAGGGGAAGGAAAATCAACTACTTCCTGCAATTTAGCTTTGGCAATGGCAGAGGCAGGAAATTCAGTTTTATTGTTAGACTGCGACCTTAGAAAGCCAAGTACCCACAAAAAATTTAAGATATCCAACAATGTTGGTTTATCAAATGTACTAGCTGGACGTGCTAAATTTGAAGATTCAAGTCATTGGTATAGTAAAAATTTATGTATACTTACGGCGGGAAAAATTCCTCCCAATCCAGCTGAAATGTTATCTTCTAATAGAATGAAAGCATTTTTAAAAGAAGCAAGGGGAGTTTTTAAATACATAATACTTGATGCACCACCAGTAATAGCAGTAACTGACCCACAGATTTTATCAACTATGGTTGATGGGGTGATTTTAGTTGTAAGTTCAGGAGTGGCTGAAATTGAGGCAGCTAAAAGAGCTAAAGAACTTTTAGAAAACGTGAACGCTAATATAATAGGTTCAGTTTTAAATAGAGTTGATACTCAAAGTAGACATGGTTACTATGGTGGATATTATTATTACTATGGTGATGAGGGACAAAAAGTAAAAAAGCATA